From a single Nostoc sp. MS1 genomic region:
- a CDS encoding SDR family NAD(P)-dependent oxidoreductase, translating to MPTTALIVGAGTGLSASIARLFAQEGFKVALAARQIDKLAQLSNEIGAVSFATDTTKPDEVKQLFIDVDNKLGSPNVVVYNPSWRVRGPLIELDPGDVAKTLEVSAYGGFLVAQEAAKRMLQQGSGAIFFTGASASVKGYPHSAPFAMGKFALRGLAQSIARELAPQNIHVAHFVIDRAIRSTSRLDPADNPDSTLDPDAIAQTYLNILRQPRSAWTWEIELRPWIEKF from the coding sequence ATGCCAACAACAGCCCTGATAGTAGGAGCGGGTACTGGGCTTAGTGCCTCAATAGCTCGCTTGTTTGCTCAAGAAGGATTTAAAGTAGCTTTAGCTGCTCGGCAAATAGATAAACTTGCACAGTTAAGTAATGAAATTGGAGCAGTGAGTTTTGCTACCGACACTACTAAACCAGATGAAGTCAAGCAGTTATTTATTGACGTTGACAATAAATTAGGTTCTCCCAACGTTGTTGTATACAACCCTAGTTGGCGAGTGCGGGGGCCGTTGATTGAGCTAGACCCTGGTGATGTAGCGAAAACCTTAGAAGTTTCTGCTTATGGAGGCTTTCTAGTAGCCCAAGAGGCCGCCAAAAGAATGTTACAACAAGGCAGTGGCGCTATCTTCTTTACTGGAGCCTCAGCCAGCGTCAAAGGATATCCCCACTCAGCACCCTTTGCAATGGGTAAATTTGCCCTACGTGGTTTAGCTCAGAGCATTGCCAGAGAACTTGCACCCCAGAATATTCACGTAGCCCACTTTGTTATAGATCGCGCGATTCGCTCTACATCTCGCCTTGACCCAGCAGACAACCCTGATAGTACCCTAGATCCAGATGCGATCGCTCAAACCTACCTCAACATCCTCCGTCAACCCCGCAGTGCTTGGACATGGGAAATAGAACTGCGTCCTTGGATTGAAAAGTTTTAG
- a CDS encoding class I SAM-dependent methyltransferase, translated as MAIYEQISKGYDLTRRADPYITSRLAQHLQIKPNDLYLDVACGTGNYTVALAEFGGVWRGIDQSSLMIDAAKKKSHTVDWLVATVENLPYANQFFSGVVCTLAIHHFADLVSAFQEIHRVLANGKFVLFTATPEQIQNYWLIEYFPEAISQASQQMPSLSSVKSALEEVSFNSIQIEPYSIHQDLQDLFLYSGKHRPEFYLDANIRAGISTFSMLASVDEITHGCQKLATDINSGFIKEVIQKYKHDEGDYLFIIVDKNQ; from the coding sequence ATGGCCATTTATGAGCAAATTAGTAAGGGGTATGATTTAACTCGTCGTGCTGATCCTTATATAACTTCTCGATTAGCCCAACATTTACAAATCAAGCCTAATGATTTGTATTTAGATGTAGCTTGTGGCACAGGTAACTATACAGTCGCTTTAGCCGAGTTTGGCGGAGTTTGGCGAGGAATAGACCAATCCAGCCTCATGATTGATGCTGCAAAAAAGAAGAGTCATACTGTTGATTGGTTGGTTGCTACTGTGGAGAATTTACCTTACGCTAATCAATTTTTTTCTGGTGTAGTATGCACTTTAGCTATTCATCATTTTGCCGATCTAGTTTCAGCATTTCAAGAAATTCACAGGGTCTTGGCAAACGGTAAATTTGTGTTATTTACAGCTACACCAGAACAAATACAGAATTATTGGTTAATAGAGTATTTTCCTGAAGCCATAAGTCAAGCATCTCAGCAAATGCCAAGTTTATCATCTGTCAAATCCGCTTTAGAAGAGGTTAGTTTTAATTCTATACAAATTGAGCCTTACTCTATTCATCAAGACTTACAAGATTTATTTTTATATAGTGGAAAACATCGTCCTGAATTTTATTTAGATGCAAATATACGTGCTGGTATTTCTACTTTCTCTATGTTAGCTTCTGTAGATGAAATTACTCATGGATGCCAAAAATTAGCAACGGATATTAATTCAGGATTCATAAAAGAAGTAATACAGAAATATAAACATGATGAAGGTGATTATTTATTTATTATTGTAGATAAGAACCAATAA
- a CDS encoding putative bifunctional diguanylate cyclase/phosphodiesterase, whose protein sequence is MKPNTALGFILSGLSLNFLHSTKKNQRRIAQILAIAIALLGLLTLSQYLFGWNWGIDQLLFSHQLKVISQSGSNTPNYPGRISPVSALNFSLIGCALWLCASRSTRYRQIQLLTFVTSLTSLQVVIGYIYGVKLLLGLSSLTHTAIHTGITFFLLSVGVLLVAPSEGFMGLVISDSVGGMTARMLLPAAIAIPFCLGYLALVGVKMAWFDYAFGLSLHVTGNVAAFIGLIWYYAKGLDSLEIKRKKIEEALRIAYASEALHQSETRFRRAIFDAPLPMMLHAEDGEVLLINHVWTDITGYSIDEIRTVADWTQKAYGEHREQVQLEMNRLYSLDKRIAEGEYTIRISTGETRIWDFYSAPLGKLPDGRSLVISTAFDVTQRKQAEAQLRQNAFYDGLTGLANRALFMEHLQHALQQTKRQKDYLFAVLFLDLDRFKVINDSLGHIKGDQFLIAVAQRLGVCIRATDIAARLGGDEFTILLENIQDVSDAIRVAERIKQELKLPLNLDGQEVFTSASIGIALSSTVNYDHPEQLLRDADTAMYRAKALGKSRYALFNRDMYANALMRLQLEADLRRALAHQEFLVYYQPIVSLVSGDILGFEALLRWQHPERGLLNPRDFVPLMEETGLIVEIGYWVLYEACRQMQAWQVSHPHNSLRKISVNLCARQFSQPNLIEQIQQILDSTGLDSSALALEITEGVIAENSDEATATLIQLRELGIEILIDDFGTGYSSLGRLSSFPVSVLKIDRSFVEPMTSDNRNLEIIEIIIALAHKLGMTAIAEGVETQEQVTLLSKLGCESVQGYFFSRPLPSSEAGALIS, encoded by the coding sequence ATGAAACCTAACACTGCGTTAGGTTTTATTTTGTCTGGTTTATCATTAAATTTCCTTCATTCAACGAAAAAAAATCAGCGTCGAATAGCTCAGATATTGGCTATAGCGATCGCACTATTAGGCTTACTTACCCTTAGTCAATATTTATTTGGCTGGAATTGGGGAATTGATCAACTGCTATTTTCCCATCAACTAAAAGTTATCAGCCAAAGTGGGTCAAATACCCCTAATTACCCTGGTCGAATATCACCAGTATCAGCACTCAATTTTAGCTTAATTGGTTGTGCATTATGGCTCTGTGCTTCTAGAAGTACTCGTTATCGGCAAATACAATTATTGACATTTGTAACTAGTTTAACATCCCTACAGGTCGTGATTGGCTATATTTACGGAGTCAAACTGTTATTGGGGTTGTCATCTTTGACGCACACTGCAATTCACACAGGTATAACTTTTTTCCTACTCTCGGTTGGTGTCTTACTGGTAGCCCCGTCCGAGGGTTTTATGGGTTTAGTCATCAGTGATAGTGTAGGCGGAATGACGGCGAGAATGCTACTGCCAGCTGCGATCGCTATTCCTTTTTGCTTAGGATACTTGGCATTAGTTGGCGTGAAAATGGCATGGTTCGATTATGCCTTTGGCTTGAGTCTCCATGTAACTGGTAATGTCGCCGCTTTTATTGGCTTAATTTGGTACTATGCTAAAGGATTAGATAGCTTAGAGATCAAGCGGAAAAAAATAGAGGAAGCATTGAGAATTGCTTATGCCTCAGAAGCTTTACATCAGAGTGAAACTAGATTTCGGCGAGCGATATTTGATGCACCTTTGCCAATGATGTTGCACGCCGAAGATGGAGAAGTCTTACTAATTAATCATGTTTGGACAGATATTACCGGATACAGTATCGACGAAATCAGGACAGTTGCAGATTGGACTCAAAAAGCTTATGGTGAGCATCGAGAACAGGTGCAATTAGAGATGAACCGCTTATATAGTCTTGATAAGCGAATTGCAGAAGGTGAATACACTATTAGAATTAGCACTGGTGAGACACGCATCTGGGATTTTTACTCTGCACCCTTGGGAAAATTACCCGACGGCAGAAGTCTCGTAATTAGTACAGCGTTTGATGTTACACAGCGCAAGCAAGCAGAAGCGCAATTGCGGCAAAATGCTTTTTATGATGGGCTGACAGGTTTAGCAAATCGCGCTCTGTTCATGGAACATCTACAACACGCCCTCCAGCAAACTAAACGGCAGAAGGATTATTTATTTGCTGTCTTGTTTCTGGATTTGGATCGATTTAAGGTGATTAACGATAGTCTGGGACACATTAAAGGAGATCAATTTTTAATTGCTGTTGCTCAAAGATTAGGAGTTTGTATTCGCGCTACAGATATAGCCGCACGGCTGGGGGGCGATGAGTTTACTATCCTACTAGAAAATATACAAGATGTCTCAGATGCAATCAGAGTAGCAGAGCGAATAAAACAAGAATTAAAATTACCCTTGAATTTGGATGGACAAGAAGTATTCACCAGTGCAAGTATTGGTATTGCCCTAAGTTCAACTGTCAACTACGACCATCCAGAACAGCTGCTCAGAGATGCTGATACGGCAATGTATCGAGCCAAAGCTTTGGGAAAATCGCGCTACGCCTTATTTAATAGAGATATGTATGCTAATGCTTTGATGCGGTTGCAGTTAGAGGCTGATTTGCGTCGAGCATTGGCACACCAAGAGTTTCTAGTTTATTATCAACCAATTGTTTCACTCGTTAGTGGCGATATTTTAGGTTTTGAAGCACTGCTACGCTGGCAACATCCAGAGCGTGGTTTACTTAATCCTAGAGATTTTGTTCCCTTAATGGAAGAAACTGGACTAATTGTCGAGATTGGTTACTGGGTGCTGTATGAAGCGTGTCGCCAGATGCAGGCTTGGCAAGTAAGCCATCCTCACAATTCATTAAGGAAAATAAGTGTTAATCTCTGCGCCAGACAATTTTCCCAGCCAAATTTGATCGAACAGATTCAGCAAATTTTAGACTCAACAGGTCTTGATTCTAGTGCTTTAGCCTTAGAAATTACCGAAGGTGTAATTGCTGAAAATAGTGATGAAGCAACTGCCACACTTATACAACTGCGAGAATTAGGTATTGAGATATTAATTGATGATTTTGGTACAGGTTATTCTTCTTTAGGTCGCCTTTCTAGTTTTCCAGTTAGTGTGTTAAAAATTGACCGTTCCTTCGTTGAACCAATGACTAGTGATAACCGAAATCTAGAAATTATCGAGATTATCATCGCGTTGGCACATAAACTAGGTATGACAGCGATCGCTGAAGGTGTAGAAACACAAGAACAAGTAACACTTTTAAGTAAGTTAGGTTGTGAGTCTGTTCAAGGCTACTTTTTCTCTCGTCCCTTACCTAGTTCAGAAGCAGGTGCGTTAATTAGTTAG
- a CDS encoding precorrin-8X methylmutase yields MSDYIRDANEIYRNSFAIIRSEANLDILPPDIAKVAVRLIHACGMTDIVTDLGYSSMLAQSGRAALEAGAPILCDCRMVANGVTRRRLPANNEVICTLNEPQVPELAQKLGNTRSAAALELWKPYLQGAVVAIGNAPTALFRLLEMLDAGYPKPAVILGFPVGFVGAAESKAALAADSRNVPFMTLHGRRGGSAIAAAAVNALATEEE; encoded by the coding sequence ATGTCTGATTATATCCGCGATGCCAATGAAATCTACCGTAATTCCTTTGCTATCATCCGGTCGGAAGCAAACCTAGATATCTTACCGCCAGATATTGCTAAGGTTGCTGTTCGCCTCATCCATGCTTGTGGGATGACGGATATTGTTACAGATTTGGGATATTCCTCAATGTTGGCGCAGTCGGGAAGGGCTGCACTAGAAGCAGGCGCACCGATTTTATGTGATTGTCGCATGGTAGCTAATGGGGTGACGAGGCGGCGTTTACCAGCAAACAATGAAGTTATTTGCACCTTGAATGAACCCCAAGTACCAGAACTAGCGCAAAAGTTGGGGAATACCCGGTCGGCGGCGGCTTTGGAATTGTGGAAACCATACCTACAAGGTGCAGTTGTCGCCATTGGTAATGCGCCTACAGCTTTGTTTCGCCTGTTGGAAATGTTAGATGCTGGATACCCCAAACCTGCGGTAATCTTAGGCTTTCCTGTGGGGTTTGTGGGTGCGGCTGAATCAAAAGCAGCATTGGCAGCAGATAGCCGGAATGTACCATTTATGACTTTACACGGTCGGCGGGGTGGAAGTGCGATCGCCGCCGCCGCAGTTAACGCCCTGGCAACGGAGGAAGAATAA
- a CDS encoding FAD-dependent oxidoreductase, with protein sequence MSRHIYDVMIVGAGPVGLATAIGLRKRGIENIIVLDQTRAFRQVGQGLDLLPNGLKSLKYLDDDAYEAVKKASVTFSISQSSNTDPKKADTLHKWHYRNLQGEIIRSISLEFDNWYQEYGEGRVSISWYNLQTVLRSLFPEDMVKANHRCIHLADELENRCVRIDCVSDAILEINPYAHWQDVNSEKSQVDSPQSVGKSFRAKILVGADGINSTIRKIIYKDSPDQDFAKPEYSGFAAIFSQDTIDVQKELATELEDKFLQGSPITTVCHDEMSKNAVGEMQDTRILLFHRANGKFGYVIHLPMALESIQNQYGSNLQKLTVQALEKAQFPDTLKELVRICPASNIQKRPYYIHRVTSSDTSIQPTWSAGRVVLAGDAAHGMPPFMAQGANQGLEDALVVSTLIAKIAKDNHWDNRQAVETAFQKYESLRRPLMAYVQQATLKRLPYSSDVDWQNYSQTLYKRDFSQILETFA encoded by the coding sequence ATGAGTAGACATATATACGACGTTATGATAGTTGGTGCTGGCCCTGTTGGTTTGGCTACAGCTATTGGCTTACGCAAGCGAGGTATTGAAAATATTATTGTACTAGACCAAACTCGCGCTTTTCGTCAAGTTGGGCAAGGTTTGGATCTTCTGCCTAATGGATTAAAATCACTCAAGTATTTAGATGATGATGCTTATGAAGCAGTAAAAAAAGCTAGTGTAACTTTTTCTATTTCTCAATCATCAAATACAGATCCAAAAAAAGCTGACACTTTACATAAATGGCATTATAGAAATTTGCAAGGTGAGATAATTCGCTCAATTTCTCTTGAATTTGATAATTGGTATCAAGAGTATGGTGAAGGTCGAGTATCAATTTCTTGGTACAATTTACAGACAGTTTTAAGAAGCTTATTTCCTGAAGATATGGTGAAAGCTAATCACCGTTGTATTCATCTTGCAGATGAGTTAGAGAATAGATGTGTGCGAATAGATTGTGTATCTGATGCAATATTAGAGATTAATCCTTATGCTCATTGGCAGGACGTTAATTCGGAAAAATCACAAGTGGATTCTCCGCAATCAGTTGGTAAATCTTTCCGAGCTAAAATACTTGTTGGCGCAGACGGCATTAACTCGACAATTCGCAAAATTATTTATAAAGATAGTCCTGATCAAGATTTTGCCAAACCAGAATATTCTGGGTTTGCAGCCATATTTTCTCAAGATACTATTGATGTCCAGAAAGAACTAGCCACGGAACTCGAAGATAAATTTTTGCAAGGCTCACCAATTACTACTGTTTGTCATGATGAAATGTCTAAAAATGCGGTTGGTGAGATGCAGGATACGAGGATATTATTATTCCACAGAGCTAATGGTAAATTTGGTTATGTTATACATTTACCTATGGCTTTGGAATCTATACAAAATCAGTATGGTAGTAATTTGCAAAAGTTAACTGTACAAGCACTTGAAAAAGCACAATTCCCTGATACGTTGAAGGAATTAGTACGTATATGTCCAGCTAGTAATATACAAAAGCGTCCATATTATATTCATCGTGTGACTAGTTCAGATACAAGTATTCAACCAACTTGGAGTGCTGGACGAGTTGTATTAGCTGGTGATGCAGCACATGGAATGCCGCCATTTATGGCTCAAGGTGCTAACCAAGGCTTAGAGGATGCGCTAGTTGTCTCTACATTAATTGCTAAAATTGCCAAAGATAATCACTGGGATAATAGACAGGCTGTAGAAACAGCTTTCCAAAAATATGAATCGCTACGTCGTCCATTAATGGCGTATGTGCAGCAGGCTACATTAAAAAGATTACCTTACTCTTCAGATGTAGACTGGCAAAATTATAGTCAAACGCTTTACAAACGTGACTTTAGCCAAATATTAGAGACTTTTGCTTAA
- a CDS encoding precorrin-2 C(20)-methyltransferase: MNKGRLYGVGVGPGDPELLTIKALRLIQSVPVIAYQSATDKQSIARAIASPYLTDQQIEVSFHLPRALEPEKAKEIYDKEVEPIAEHLAAGRDVVVLCEGDPFFYGSFMYVFTRLSEQYQTEVVPGVSSLMACPVSLGVPFTYYNDILTVLPAPLPAEELTTQLLTTDAAAIMKLGRHFSKVRDILHQLGLASRALYIERATMAQQRILPLDEVDPDEVPYFAMIVIPSKNRL; encoded by the coding sequence ATGAATAAAGGTCGTCTCTACGGGGTTGGTGTCGGGCCAGGAGACCCCGAACTATTGACTATTAAAGCATTACGGCTGATACAGTCTGTTCCTGTGATTGCCTATCAATCAGCCACAGATAAACAGAGTATAGCGCGAGCGATCGCCTCTCCTTATTTAACAGATCAACAAATCGAAGTTTCCTTTCACCTCCCCCGTGCCTTAGAACCAGAAAAAGCCAAAGAAATCTACGACAAGGAAGTAGAACCCATAGCCGAACATCTCGCAGCCGGACGGGATGTAGTAGTGTTGTGTGAAGGCGACCCGTTTTTTTACGGTTCCTTTATGTATGTATTCACACGCTTATCTGAACAGTACCAAACAGAAGTCGTCCCTGGTGTATCTTCCTTAATGGCCTGTCCTGTATCCTTGGGTGTTCCCTTCACCTACTACAACGATATTCTTACCGTTCTACCTGCGCCTCTCCCCGCCGAAGAACTCACCACCCAATTATTAACCACCGATGCAGCCGCCATTATGAAATTAGGTAGGCATTTTTCCAAAGTGCGAGATATCTTACATCAATTGGGATTAGCATCACGGGCATTGTATATCGAGCGGGCAACAATGGCACAGCAGAGGATTTTACCTTTAGATGAGGTTGATCCAGATGAAGTGCCTTATTTTGCGATGATTGTTATACCTAGTAAAAATCGGTTGTAG
- a CDS encoding mercuric reductase: MSNSELDRVIVRPVDEYNQRLVAYVHPSNWVNPQPADTYDLVVIGAGTAGLVVAAGAAGLGLGLKVALIEKYLMGGDCLNLGCVPSKTIIRSARVVGEISNAKNLGVNVSKQINIDFPAVMARMRRVRAGISHHDSAERFASMGIDVFLGSGKFTNSNTVDVAGKTLKFKKAVIATGARAAKPTIRGIEQAGYLTNETVFSLIQKPEKLAVIGGGPIGCELAQVFRRLGSEVVLIHSGSHVLNKEDAEAAQIVQQALIRDGIRLILNAKVEEVVTVTEGKRLYFCANGCRDSVTVDEILVGAGRSPNVEGLNLEAVGVEYDQRLGVKVNDYLQTTNPKIYAAGDICMDWKFTHAADAAARIVIKNALFSPFGLGRSKLSSLVMPWVTYTDPEIAHVGMYERQAKELGIDVETIKIPFSSVDRAIADAQEEGLLKIHHKKGSDKILGATIVAAHAGEMISEVTTAIVNNVGLSKLSNVIHPYPTQAEAIKKAADNYRRTLLTPRTKKLLGFLTKLS, encoded by the coding sequence ATGTCTAACTCCGAACTAGATAGAGTCATTGTTCGCCCTGTGGATGAGTATAATCAGAGATTGGTTGCTTATGTACATCCGTCTAATTGGGTAAATCCTCAACCTGCGGATACTTATGATTTGGTAGTTATTGGCGCGGGAACGGCTGGCTTAGTTGTGGCGGCTGGTGCGGCGGGGTTGGGTTTGGGTTTAAAGGTGGCTTTGATTGAAAAATATCTCATGGGTGGAGATTGCCTAAATTTAGGTTGTGTACCTTCTAAAACTATTATTCGCTCTGCGCGAGTGGTTGGGGAAATTAGCAATGCCAAAAATTTGGGGGTAAACGTTTCTAAGCAGATTAATATTGATTTTCCCGCAGTTATGGCGAGGATGCGCCGGGTGAGAGCAGGAATTAGTCATCATGACTCGGCTGAACGCTTTGCATCAATGGGAATTGATGTTTTCTTGGGTAGTGGTAAATTTACTAACAGCAACACCGTAGATGTAGCTGGTAAAACGCTGAAATTTAAAAAGGCTGTGATTGCTACTGGCGCAAGGGCAGCAAAACCTACAATTAGGGGAATTGAACAAGCGGGATATTTAACTAATGAGACGGTTTTTTCTCTCATTCAAAAACCGGAAAAGTTAGCGGTAATTGGTGGCGGCCCTATTGGTTGCGAATTGGCGCAAGTCTTCCGGCGTTTGGGAAGTGAGGTAGTGCTGATTCATAGCGGTTCCCATGTCTTGAATAAAGAAGATGCTGAGGCGGCGCAAATAGTCCAACAGGCGTTAATTCGTGATGGGATTCGCTTGATATTAAATGCCAAGGTAGAAGAAGTAGTCACAGTAACAGAGGGTAAACGGTTGTACTTTTGCGCTAACGGGTGTCGTGATTCTGTGACGGTAGATGAAATATTAGTTGGTGCAGGCCGATCGCCTAATGTGGAAGGATTGAATTTAGAAGCTGTCGGGGTAGAATACGATCAGCGCTTGGGTGTAAAGGTTAATGATTACCTGCAAACAACAAACCCCAAGATTTACGCAGCAGGCGATATCTGCATGGACTGGAAATTTACCCACGCAGCCGATGCAGCCGCCAGAATTGTGATTAAAAATGCCCTATTTTCTCCCTTTGGCTTAGGAAGGTCAAAACTTAGTAGTTTAGTAATGCCTTGGGTAACATATACTGACCCAGAAATTGCCCATGTGGGAATGTATGAACGCCAAGCCAAAGAATTGGGTATTGATGTAGAGACAATTAAGATACCTTTTAGTAGTGTAGACAGAGCGATCGCAGATGCTCAAGAAGAAGGTTTGCTCAAAATTCACCACAAGAAAGGCTCAGATAAAATCCTTGGTGCTACCATTGTCGCCGCTCACGCCGGAGAGATGATCTCCGAAGTCACCACAGCAATTGTTAACAATGTAGGTTTAAGCAAGTTAAGTAACGTAATTCATCCTTATCCTACTCAAGCAGAAGCCATTAAAAAAGCCGCCGACAATTATCGCCGTACACTTCTAACACCAAGAACGAAAAAACTTTTGGGATTTTTAACAAAATTATCTTAA